A genomic stretch from Pseudomonas mendocina includes:
- the flgL gene encoding flagellar hook-associated protein FlgL yields the protein MRITNAQITAMMHNSMNTNSAELGKLMQQMATGQRIMVPSDDPISSVRVLRVEREEASVQQYIKNIANVSSSLSVQETNLTSTSDALLNVRDILLWASNGKNSGDDLASMATELEIIEATIFSFANARDEEGRYLFSGTISDTPALTYDAATQTYRVTGNDKHRQAAVANGVLVDENVTAVEIYGNNAEMLNQLHGLIASLKTPGVQSNDPALRQQLTDTLAALDASHNRVLGSITELGGRQNALELLNSSNEEVSLVNQKIARELSELDYAGATIDLNNYQLALNATQKTYLKINEMSLFSLL from the coding sequence ATGCGGATCACTAACGCGCAGATTACTGCGATGATGCACAACTCGATGAATACCAATTCGGCCGAGCTGGGCAAACTCATGCAGCAGATGGCCACTGGTCAGCGCATCATGGTGCCTTCCGACGACCCGATTTCAAGTGTGCGCGTGCTAAGGGTTGAGCGCGAAGAGGCGAGTGTTCAGCAGTACATCAAGAACATCGCCAACGTCTCCAGCAGCCTGTCGGTACAAGAAACCAATCTGACCTCAACCTCCGATGCCCTGCTGAATGTGCGTGACATCCTGCTCTGGGCCTCCAATGGTAAGAACTCCGGGGATGACCTCGCCTCGATGGCGACCGAGCTGGAGATCATTGAGGCGACGATTTTCAGCTTCGCCAATGCCCGTGACGAAGAAGGGCGCTACCTGTTTTCCGGCACGATCAGTGACACCCCAGCACTGACCTACGATGCCGCTACACAGACATACAGGGTAACGGGCAATGACAAGCATCGTCAGGCGGCAGTCGCGAACGGTGTGCTGGTGGACGAGAACGTCACCGCTGTGGAGATTTATGGCAACAACGCCGAGATGCTCAATCAACTACACGGATTGATCGCCAGCTTGAAGACCCCTGGCGTGCAATCCAATGATCCCGCGTTGCGCCAGCAGTTGACCGACACCCTGGCTGCGCTGGATGCGAGCCACAATCGAGTGTTAGGCTCCATCACCGAACTGGGTGGGCGGCAAAATGCCCTGGAGCTGCTCAACAGCAGTAACGAGGAAGTGTCGCTGGTGAATCAAAAGATCGCCCGTGAGCTTTCCGAGCTGGATTATGCCGGTGCCACCATCGACCTCAATAACTACCAGTTGGCTTTGAATGCGACGCAGAAAACGTATCTGAAGATCAATGAAATGTCGTTGTTCAGCCTGCTGTAA
- a CDS encoding alpha/beta hydrolase, with protein sequence MPELFQPENLISALRPIAAATQLTVAEQGYRRFYGFNEYGARQTRMGQIQVGGYQIAVQGWWPQEPRATLIVLHGYYDHGGLYRHVVEWALGLGFAVLSFDLPGHGLSSGPRANINDFAEYQTVLQAVLAQAGELDLPRPWHLFGQSTGGAILIDYLLNGTPLDTIGETILMAPLVRPRAWNWSKLSYHVMRNFVSEIPRRFSVNSTDAEFIDFVHNRDPLQPRMLPTAWVGALSRWVPRIESASRSTRAPLIVQGEQDMTVAWQHNLEVLQDKFAQPEILRLKEARHHLSNELPEFREQFFGFLGEHLR encoded by the coding sequence ATGCCCGAGTTATTCCAACCCGAAAATCTGATTTCTGCTCTGCGGCCCATCGCCGCAGCCACGCAGTTGACTGTAGCAGAGCAAGGTTACCGACGCTTTTACGGCTTCAATGAATACGGTGCGCGGCAGACCCGCATGGGACAGATTCAGGTGGGTGGCTATCAGATCGCGGTGCAGGGCTGGTGGCCACAGGAGCCTCGCGCCACGTTGATTGTGTTGCATGGCTACTACGACCACGGCGGCTTATACCGCCACGTGGTGGAGTGGGCCCTGGGCCTGGGCTTTGCTGTGCTTAGCTTCGACCTGCCAGGCCATGGCCTGTCCAGCGGCCCCCGAGCCAATATCAACGATTTTGCCGAATACCAAACTGTGTTGCAGGCCGTCTTGGCCCAGGCGGGCGAGCTCGATCTGCCGCGCCCTTGGCACTTGTTTGGGCAGAGTACAGGCGGTGCCATTTTGATCGACTACCTGCTTAACGGCACGCCGCTGGACACGATCGGAGAAACCATCCTGATGGCGCCGCTGGTGCGGCCTCGGGCGTGGAACTGGTCGAAGCTCAGCTACCACGTGATGCGCAATTTCGTCAGCGAGATTCCTCGGCGTTTTAGCGTTAACTCAACCGACGCCGAATTTATCGACTTTGTGCATAACCGCGATCCGCTGCAGCCACGCATGTTACCCACCGCTTGGGTTGGCGCGTTAAGCCGCTGGGTGCCGCGTATCGAGTCGGCCAGCCGTAGCACGCGCGCCCCACTGATCGTGCAGGGTGAGCAGGATATGACGGTGGCTTGGCAGCACAATCTTGAGGTGTTGCAGGATAAGTTCGCACAGCCAGAGATTTTGCGCCTCAAAGAGGCGCGCCACCACTTGTCTAATGAGTTGCCTGAATTCCGCGAGCAGTTCTTCGGCTTTCTTGGAGAACACTTGCGCTGA
- a CDS encoding M20 family peptidase produces MKRLFLTLLSAVLILLAIVLGRTLLQPAAQFNPDPVARPAGLDPQRAAESLSAAIRLPTISHQIGAPAAQQAASNAAFAALERWLQERYPHLVATALREEIKGPSILLRWPGKDRQLPPALLMAHSDVVPVTPGTEKDWNHPPFSGAIAEGFVWGRGAIDSKGSMVAMLEAVETLISQGFQPQRDVFLAFGHDEEIGGLQGNKRIAHYLQEKGTRLAWVSDEGGFVVRGQIPGVKQDVAVVGIAEKGYLSLILQTTAAGGHSSQPPAFNETAVGRLSRALQRMADTPFKRDFDGPTAALLESFTPAQSFGYRVIFANLWLFGPLVADQLAATPAGAAQMQTSIAPTMLRAGVKDNVLAPVARATVNIRIHPRDTIDEVLAHVRHSIDDDQVQVKVMPAARNPSAVSDINGETYRRFADVIRQSFSQTLVSPNLTVGATDARYYEALTENVFRFSPLLMEKEDLGRMHATNERVAIEHLGNASGFYYRLLQTLTD; encoded by the coding sequence ATGAAGCGCTTGTTTCTGACGCTGCTGTCAGCCGTGTTGATCCTGCTTGCTATCGTCCTCGGACGCACCCTTTTACAGCCTGCCGCCCAATTCAATCCTGATCCGGTTGCACGCCCCGCAGGGCTGGACCCTCAGCGCGCTGCGGAAAGCCTTTCCGCCGCCATTCGCTTACCGACCATTTCCCATCAAATTGGTGCGCCAGCGGCTCAACAAGCGGCCAGTAATGCTGCCTTTGCAGCCTTGGAAAGGTGGCTGCAAGAGCGCTATCCACACCTTGTGGCTACGGCCCTGCGGGAAGAGATCAAAGGCCCCAGCATTCTCCTGCGCTGGCCCGGCAAGGACAGACAGTTACCCCCAGCGCTGCTGATGGCCCACAGCGATGTGGTCCCCGTGACGCCTGGCACCGAAAAGGATTGGAACCATCCGCCATTCTCCGGCGCCATTGCCGAGGGTTTTGTCTGGGGCCGCGGCGCGATCGACAGCAAAGGCTCCATGGTGGCCATGCTGGAAGCGGTAGAAACCTTAATCAGCCAAGGCTTTCAGCCTCAGCGTGATGTCTTCCTGGCGTTCGGCCACGACGAAGAAATCGGCGGCCTGCAAGGCAATAAACGCATCGCCCACTACCTTCAGGAAAAGGGCACGCGCCTGGCCTGGGTGAGCGATGAAGGCGGCTTTGTGGTGCGCGGACAAATCCCCGGCGTGAAACAGGATGTGGCGGTGGTCGGCATTGCCGAGAAGGGCTACTTGAGCCTGATTCTGCAAACCACAGCTGCTGGCGGGCACTCCTCACAGCCGCCTGCGTTCAATGAAACCGCCGTGGGCCGCCTGAGCCGCGCCCTGCAACGGATGGCCGATACCCCCTTTAAACGCGACTTTGACGGCCCAACCGCAGCGCTGCTGGAAAGTTTTACACCGGCGCAGTCGTTCGGTTACCGGGTGATCTTCGCCAATCTTTGGCTGTTTGGCCCATTGGTGGCTGATCAGCTAGCCGCTACGCCCGCTGGGGCCGCGCAGATGCAAACCTCCATCGCCCCGACCATGCTGCGCGCCGGTGTGAAGGACAACGTATTGGCACCGGTTGCCCGCGCCACAGTGAATATTCGTATTCATCCACGCGACACCATCGACGAAGTCCTGGCTCACGTTCGCCACAGCATCGACGACGATCAGGTACAGGTCAAAGTGATGCCAGCCGCACGCAATCCATCCGCCGTGTCGGACATTAATGGCGAGACCTATAGGCGCTTTGCCGATGTCATCCGCCAGAGTTTCAGCCAGACCCTGGTCAGCCCTAACCTCACGGTGGGCGCCACCGATGCTCGCTATTACGAGGCGCTGACTGAAAACGTATTCCGCTTCAGCCCATTGCTGATGGAGAAGGAAGACTTGGGGCGCATGCACGCCACCAACGAGCGCGTGGCCATCGAGCACTTGGGCAATGCCAGCGGTTTTTACTACCGTTTGCTGCAAACCCTGACCGATTAG
- a CDS encoding DUF6436 domain-containing protein: MFGAYWWYEARYMRSFSDQTTLFSGETLRLPEALAGSGDIRLVHFWDPECPCNVGNQQHLGELIERFSQQGVSFYVVQKPGTSGELPANLKALKPLAELPGSEQIPASPAVAIWDKSGKLAYLGPYSEGAVCSSSNSFVEPILEALLAGRQVVASNNLAVACFCAWNQD, from the coding sequence ATGTTTGGCGCTTACTGGTGGTACGAAGCCCGCTATATGCGCAGCTTCAGCGACCAAACCACACTGTTCAGTGGGGAAACCCTGAGACTGCCTGAAGCACTGGCGGGTTCGGGGGATATTCGCTTAGTGCACTTCTGGGATCCGGAATGCCCGTGCAACGTCGGTAACCAGCAGCACCTTGGCGAGCTGATTGAGCGCTTCAGTCAACAAGGTGTCAGCTTCTACGTTGTACAGAAACCCGGCACCAGTGGCGAGCTGCCCGCTAACCTGAAGGCGTTGAAGCCACTGGCAGAGCTCCCCGGCAGCGAGCAGATTCCCGCCAGCCCAGCCGTCGCCATCTGGGACAAAAGCGGCAAGTTAGCCTACCTCGGCCCCTACAGCGAAGGGGCGGTGTGCAGCTCCAGCAACAGCTTTGTCGAGCCCATTCTTGAAGCCCTGCTTGCCGGGCGCCAAGTTGTCGCCAGTAATAACCTGGCGGTGGCCTGTTTCTGCGCCTGGAATCAAGACTAA
- a CDS encoding 2OG-Fe(II) oxygenase, whose amino-acid sequence MNTTSSTCLPRIIDDLVEQGWSVMPQFIPQALTLQLAQECRERAKKGALTPAGVGRGNQQQVLEGVRGDHIQWLEPGQSSVTDEYLQVLDALRSELNQSLYLGLEDFEGHFALYPPGSFYKQHVDRFRDDDRRMVTTVLYLNADWQAEHGGALRLHFAGDKTLDVLPEAGTLVVFMSADLPHEVLLAHRERLSLTGWFRRRGDTPV is encoded by the coding sequence ATGAACACTACCTCTAGCACCTGCCTGCCACGCATTATTGATGACCTTGTTGAGCAAGGCTGGTCAGTTATGCCCCAGTTTATTCCACAAGCTCTGACCCTGCAGTTGGCGCAAGAGTGCCGTGAACGCGCAAAAAAGGGTGCCTTAACACCTGCCGGAGTGGGGCGTGGTAATCAGCAGCAAGTGCTTGAAGGGGTGCGTGGGGACCATATCCAGTGGCTTGAGCCGGGGCAGTCCAGTGTCACGGACGAGTATTTGCAGGTGCTGGATGCGCTGCGCAGCGAACTCAATCAGAGCCTGTATCTGGGGCTTGAGGATTTTGAAGGGCATTTCGCCCTGTACCCGCCCGGCTCGTTTTACAAGCAGCATGTGGACCGCTTCCGCGATGACGACCGGCGCATGGTCACCACCGTTTTGTACCTCAATGCTGATTGGCAAGCCGAGCATGGTGGTGCGCTGCGTCTGCATTTCGCTGGTGATAAGACGCTGGACGTGCTCCCAGAGGCTGGAACGTTGGTGGTCTTTATGTCGGCTGATCTGCCCCATGAGGTATTGCTGGCACACCGGGAACGGTTGTCCCTGACCGGGTGGTTCCGGCGTCGTGGTGATACACCGGTCTAA